A window from Chryseobacterium vaccae encodes these proteins:
- a CDS encoding aldehyde dehydrogenase family protein encodes MDFDKIFQLQKAFFNTHHTKDITFRKETLKKLKTILKKNENRMYDAIYKDFRKGRFDTFLTELNLIYNEIDFFLKNLDKLSKPKKVKTPLNLQPGNSHIYYDALGVTLVIGAWNYPLQLTLLPMVTAIAAGNTCVLKPSELPENTMNLLEELINHNFPSNYLYVVAGGIPETTELLKLRWDKIFFTGSPKVGKIVYEAAAKNLIPVVLELGGKSPAIVTKTADLEVAAKRLVWGKFINGGQTCIAPDYLLVEESVKPKLLQLIKEKLEEFNYSDGAEHFTSIINKRNFERVSSLIDKDKIFYGGKTNEETLYIEPTVLDNVTWDDAIMQEEIFGPVFPVIGYTDYDEILQKIIEGEKPLAAYLFTKNEEEKTRLLHLVSFGGGVINDTLMHITNHYLPFGGIGNSGIGSYHGEYGFLAFSHQKSVIDKATWGEPDLKYPPYTDKKMHWIKKVM; translated from the coding sequence ATGGATTTTGACAAAATATTTCAATTACAAAAAGCATTTTTCAATACACATCATACAAAAGATATAACCTTTCGTAAGGAAACATTGAAAAAGCTGAAAACCATTCTGAAAAAAAATGAAAATCGTATGTACGATGCGATTTATAAAGATTTTCGAAAAGGAAGATTCGATACATTTTTAACGGAACTGAATCTTATTTATAATGAAATCGATTTTTTTCTGAAAAATCTGGATAAGCTTAGTAAGCCTAAAAAAGTAAAAACACCATTGAATTTGCAGCCCGGGAACAGTCATATTTATTACGATGCATTGGGTGTAACGTTGGTCATCGGTGCATGGAATTATCCTTTGCAGCTCACGTTGTTGCCCATGGTTACCGCTATCGCTGCGGGAAATACCTGCGTACTGAAACCCAGCGAGCTACCGGAAAATACAATGAATCTGCTAGAGGAATTAATTAATCATAATTTTCCATCCAATTATCTGTATGTGGTGGCAGGTGGGATTCCTGAAACAACCGAACTTCTGAAACTCCGCTGGGATAAAATTTTCTTTACCGGAAGCCCGAAAGTAGGAAAAATAGTATATGAGGCCGCTGCAAAAAATCTTATTCCGGTTGTCCTTGAATTAGGCGGTAAATCTCCAGCTATCGTTACTAAAACGGCAGATTTGGAAGTCGCGGCAAAGCGTTTGGTTTGGGGCAAGTTTATAAATGGTGGACAGACCTGCATTGCTCCTGATTATCTTCTGGTAGAAGAATCAGTGAAGCCGAAATTATTACAGCTGATAAAAGAAAAGCTGGAGGAATTCAATTATTCAGATGGTGCGGAGCATTTCACCAGCATCATCAATAAAAGGAATTTCGAACGTGTTTCTTCACTTATCGATAAAGACAAAATTTTCTATGGTGGCAAAACCAATGAAGAAACTCTATATATCGAACCTACGGTTTTGGATAATGTCACTTGGGACGATGCCATAATGCAGGAGGAGATTTTTGGACCTGTTTTTCCGGTCATTGGCTATACCGATTATGATGAGATTTTGCAGAAGATCATTGAAGGAGAAAAACCTTTAGCAGCCTATCTGTTTACAAAAAATGAAGAAGAAAAAACAAGACTTCTCCATCTGGTTTCTTTCGGCGGTGGTGTCATCAACGATACCTTGATGCACATTACCAACCATTATCTCCCTTTTGGCGGCATTGGTAATTCCGGAATCGGAAGTTATCACGGCGAATACGGTTTCCTTGCATTTTCTCACCAAAAATCAGTTATAGACAAAGCTACCTGGGGCGAGCCGGATCTGAAATATCCGCCCTATACTGATAAAAAAATGCACTGGATAAAAAAGGTGATGTAA
- a CDS encoding acetoacetate decarboxylase (ADC) codes for MKNLKILAIAVIIAIILLFAPGFFLSKAVVNTASNKENVQPKTNNPTDKDTLIELAGQKIPVLTGGLFDRFHSNSPMDIVAKERPDIDLSWFKTIQKQKKEVGFTTYSPNFYYSNSSITAIYTADMSKIKELIPEKVKGLVKPISYTPGKGLIAITSYAYHYCDNDFYNELSISIVTTQPGRSNWGLISLMGELNDKNLWGYVLKLPVDTELARVRGVYGYNLPKWLIPINYTNEGNSLTFNYYDEKGNFDFSMAGKKLDVSASTPEIMRSNFINLNKQGQLTHGYTDVRAIKKASSKSAEDIQLNLSDGPLSTFIRSLGLNKLVKYDYQPEFQAALYTPELVQEEKK; via the coding sequence ATGAAAAACTTAAAAATTCTGGCAATCGCAGTAATTATCGCTATAATCCTACTCTTTGCCCCTGGCTTTTTCCTAAGTAAAGCTGTCGTTAATACAGCTTCAAATAAGGAAAATGTACAACCAAAAACCAATAATCCTACTGATAAGGATACACTCATTGAACTGGCGGGACAGAAGATACCCGTACTGACAGGCGGTTTGTTTGACAGATTTCATTCAAATTCGCCTATGGATATCGTTGCAAAGGAAAGACCTGATATTGATCTGAGCTGGTTCAAAACCATTCAAAAACAAAAAAAAGAAGTAGGCTTTACAACCTATTCGCCTAACTTCTATTACAGTAACAGCAGCATTACAGCTATTTACACGGCGGATATGTCAAAAATAAAGGAATTGATTCCGGAAAAGGTTAAAGGTCTGGTAAAACCAATTTCCTATACGCCCGGCAAGGGATTGATAGCTATTACATCTTACGCTTACCATTACTGCGATAACGATTTTTATAACGAATTGTCCATCTCTATTGTAACCACACAACCGGGTAGAAGCAATTGGGGACTGATTTCGCTGATGGGTGAGCTGAATGATAAGAACCTTTGGGGATACGTGTTGAAACTTCCGGTAGATACGGAGTTGGCAAGAGTGAGAGGTGTTTACGGTTACAATTTGCCCAAATGGCTGATTCCTATCAATTACACGAACGAGGGTAATAGTTTGACGTTTAATTATTACGATGAAAAAGGGAATTTTGACTTTTCGATGGCAGGGAAAAAACTGGATGTTTCTGCATCAACACCGGAAATTATGCGTTCTAATTTCATCAATCTGAATAAACAAGGTCAGCTAACACATGGTTATACTGATGTTCGTGCCATAAAGAAAGCGAGCAGCAAAAGTGCTGAAGATATTCAATTAAATCTTTCTGATGGTCCTTTGTCAACTTTTATCAGATCATTAGGTTTAAATAAACTGGTTAAGTACGATTACCAGCCGGAGTTTCAGGCAGCATTATATACGCCTGAACTGGTACAGGAAGAGAAAAAATAA
- a CDS encoding type 1 glutamine amidotransferase domain-containing protein yields MNLIKILIIVTNINMYASGNYPTGLWLSEVTHIYQAAKEKGYDVTIASPNGGDVPIDPESLKFFTLDKISKKYWDDNSFRELLKNSRSLKEVENDNFDVVYLAGGHGTMYDFPDDKTLQKIIGDQYESGKMVAAICHGVSGLLNVKLSNGNYLIKDKKLTGYNWFEEGLAGRKKEVPFNLEETLKNQGSDYRKALIPMTSKVVVDGNLITGQNPFSSKKMAKVVVRELDKQIAQSKIIDNNQH; encoded by the coding sequence ATGAATCTTATTAAAATATTAATTATTGTTACCAATATCAATATGTATGCAAGTGGGAATTATCCTACTGGCCTATGGTTAAGTGAAGTGACGCATATATATCAGGCAGCAAAAGAAAAAGGCTATGATGTTACCATTGCAAGTCCCAATGGTGGTGATGTTCCTATAGATCCAGAGAGTCTGAAATTTTTTACCCTGGATAAGATATCTAAAAAATATTGGGATGACAATTCCTTCCGTGAATTGTTGAAAAATAGCAGAAGCCTTAAGGAAGTGGAAAATGACAATTTTGATGTGGTTTATCTGGCAGGCGGACATGGAACAATGTATGATTTCCCCGATGATAAAACGCTCCAAAAAATTATTGGTGATCAATATGAAAGTGGAAAAATGGTGGCCGCTATTTGTCATGGAGTCAGTGGTTTGCTTAACGTAAAATTGTCCAATGGAAATTATCTGATCAAAGATAAAAAACTAACTGGTTATAACTGGTTTGAAGAAGGTCTTGCCGGCCGAAAAAAAGAAGTGCCTTTCAATCTTGAAGAGACTTTGAAGAACCAGGGTTCGGATTACAGAAAAGCACTTATCCCGATGACCTCAAAGGTTGTTGTCGATGGAAATTTAATTACCGGACAGAACCCTTTCAGTTCTAAAAAAATGGCAAAAGTCGTGGTACGTGAACTGGATAAACAAATAGCACAATCTAAAATCATAGATAATAATCAACATTAA
- a CDS encoding helix-turn-helix domain-containing protein produces the protein MKTPEKVSSINALHQFLGLKKPSNPLISVFNFDDVNLEPETILNAITTDFYVIALKKECAGGKCRYGQQYYDFDEGIMYFIAPHQVLQFEDVLLNGVKGFVLVVHPDFFQGYPLASQVKDYGYFSYATNEALHLSEKEETSVMDIIHNVGNEIEGNMDSFTQDLLVSNIELLLKYCDRFYNRQFLTRKKANNDLLTKLENLLDSYFKNDNLVINGIPSVHLIASELNLSANYLSDMLRVQTGKTTQQHIQNRLIEKAKELLSTTELSVSEIAYHLGFEHPQSFHRLFKNRTTFSPLEFRASFN, from the coding sequence ATGAAAACTCCAGAAAAGGTTTCGTCAATTAATGCCCTTCATCAGTTTCTAGGATTGAAAAAACCGTCGAATCCACTGATTAGTGTGTTCAATTTTGATGATGTCAATCTGGAACCGGAAACGATCCTAAATGCAATTACTACAGATTTTTATGTTATTGCATTGAAAAAGGAATGTGCGGGAGGTAAGTGCAGATATGGACAACAGTATTATGATTTTGATGAAGGGATCATGTATTTCATTGCCCCTCATCAGGTACTCCAATTTGAAGATGTGCTTCTGAATGGTGTAAAGGGCTTTGTTTTGGTAGTGCATCCTGATTTCTTTCAGGGATATCCTTTAGCATCGCAGGTTAAAGATTATGGTTATTTTTCCTATGCGACCAATGAGGCGTTGCACCTTTCAGAAAAAGAAGAAACCTCTGTTATGGATATCATTCATAACGTTGGAAATGAAATTGAAGGGAATATGGATAGTTTTACACAGGATCTGCTGGTTTCCAATATTGAGCTTTTGCTTAAATACTGTGACCGTTTCTATAACCGTCAGTTTTTAACGAGAAAAAAGGCGAATAATGATTTACTTACAAAGTTGGAAAACTTACTGGATAGCTATTTCAAGAATGATAATTTAGTAATCAATGGAATACCTTCTGTTCACTTAATAGCAAGTGAATTGAATCTAAGTGCCAACTATTTAAGCGATATGCTCCGGGTTCAGACGGGAAAGACAACCCAACAGCATATTCAGAACCGATTGATAGAGAAAGCCAAAGAATTGCTTTCAACAACGGAATTGTCTGTATCAGAAATCGCTTATCATTTAGGGTTTGAGCATCCACAATCATTTCATCGTCTGTTTAAAAACCGTACTACTTTTTCGCCTCTGGAATTCAGAGCCTCATTTAATTAA
- a CDS encoding NAD-dependent epimerase/dehydratase family protein yields MQTILGANGQIGEELARELKRNFTSDIRIVGRNAQKVNDTDEVFLADLSIRENAVEAVKDSEIAYFTLGLPISTSLWEEQFSLITRNVIDACKINGTKLVFFDNTYMYPQDGRVLTEDTEFAPVGRKGKVREEMTEMLLEEMNAGQIEAVICRAPEFYGPGKTQSITNTMIFNKIKEGQTIEIPLSTDKRRSLIWTPDASRATALIGNTADAYGQTWHLPVDNSHPTYAEFISLVSEIYGKEFEFTIVPEYIFQKGAQSSTVFAELLELLPRYAFDNLFEDAKFRSRFSEFHTTSYREGIEQIRNEQTSIKKKQ; encoded by the coding sequence ATGCAAACAATATTGGGAGCTAACGGTCAAATAGGCGAAGAACTGGCAAGAGAGTTGAAGAGAAACTTTACCTCAGATATCCGGATTGTTGGTAGAAATGCACAAAAAGTAAATGATACCGATGAGGTTTTTCTTGCAGACTTATCTATTAGAGAAAATGCGGTTGAAGCTGTAAAAGACAGTGAAATTGCTTATTTCACATTAGGATTGCCTATTAGTACATCTCTTTGGGAGGAGCAGTTCTCTCTCATTACCAGAAATGTTATAGATGCATGCAAGATTAATGGAACTAAGCTCGTGTTCTTTGATAACACGTATATGTATCCACAGGATGGCAGAGTTCTTACCGAGGATACTGAATTTGCCCCTGTGGGCAGAAAGGGAAAGGTAAGAGAAGAAATGACAGAAATGCTGCTGGAAGAAATGAACGCAGGGCAAATAGAAGCGGTAATTTGTCGTGCTCCTGAGTTTTATGGTCCCGGAAAAACACAAAGTATTACCAATACAATGATCTTTAATAAAATCAAAGAAGGGCAGACCATTGAAATACCACTGAGTACAGATAAGAGAAGGAGTCTGATCTGGACACCGGATGCAAGCCGTGCCACGGCATTGATCGGAAATACGGCTGATGCATATGGGCAGACATGGCATTTACCCGTGGATAATAGTCACCCCACTTATGCCGAGTTTATCAGTCTGGTATCTGAAATTTATGGAAAGGAATTTGAGTTTACAATAGTACCGGAATATATATTCCAAAAGGGAGCACAATCCAGTACAGTATTTGCTGAATTATTGGAATTACTACCAAGGTATGCTTTTGATAATCTGTTTGAGGATGCCAAATTCAGAAGTCGTTTTTCGGAATTTCACACAACAAGTTACAGGGAAGGGATTGAACAAATCAGAAATGAACAAACTTCAATTAAAAAAAAGCAGTAA
- a CDS encoding acetoacetate decarboxylase (ADC) has translation MNTFKMLVITASMGMYSNGMAAIDVKGTISFNSQIADKNVSISERNKNYSKMDTLKSNQTIINLGGHQVPVLKGGLYDRFRSNPPLSVVEKEAPEIDLSWFKTIQKQKKEVGFTTYSPNFYYSNSSITAIYTADMKMLKKLIPAEVRDIVKPISITPGRGLLAITAYAYHYCDNDSYNELSISIVTTKPNFTNWGVFSLMKEVKNKNLWGYVLKLPVDTELARVRGLVGYNLPKWLIPMKYSDQGEMMKFDFYDESGKMDFSMGGKKLAIGDVQPDIVRSNFINKDRNGQLTHGYTDVRAIKKASSKKKEDVQLNLTNGPLSMFIKSLDLGKLMRYDYQPEFQAALYTPELTERSK, from the coding sequence ATGAACACATTTAAAATGTTAGTTATAACTGCCAGTATGGGTATGTATTCCAATGGTATGGCAGCTATCGATGTAAAAGGCACAATTTCTTTTAACTCGCAGATTGCGGACAAAAATGTTTCAATTTCTGAACGGAATAAAAATTATAGTAAAATGGATACGCTCAAATCCAACCAGACAATCATCAATTTAGGAGGGCATCAGGTTCCTGTTTTAAAGGGAGGACTTTATGACAGATTCCGTTCAAACCCACCTTTGTCAGTAGTTGAAAAAGAAGCGCCTGAAATTGATCTGAGCTGGTTTAAAACTATTCAAAAACAGAAAAAGGAGGTCGGGTTTACAACATACTCTCCTAATTTCTATTACAGTAACAGTAGTATAACGGCAATATATACTGCTGATATGAAAATGCTGAAAAAGCTCATCCCAGCAGAAGTTCGTGATATTGTGAAACCTATTTCAATTACACCTGGACGTGGCCTGCTTGCAATCACAGCATATGCTTACCATTATTGTGATAATGATTCCTATAATGAGTTATCTATCTCTATTGTAACTACGAAGCCAAACTTCACCAATTGGGGCGTATTTTCCCTTATGAAGGAGGTTAAGAATAAAAATCTTTGGGGGTACGTTCTGAAGCTTCCTGTAGACACAGAACTGGCGAGAGTTCGTGGGCTAGTGGGATATAACCTGCCGAAATGGTTGATTCCAATGAAATATAGTGATCAAGGAGAGATGATGAAGTTCGACTTTTATGATGAGTCCGGGAAAATGGATTTTTCGATGGGAGGAAAAAAACTGGCTATTGGAGATGTTCAACCGGATATTGTCCGTTCAAACTTTATTAACAAGGATAGAAATGGCCAACTGACTCACGGTTATACTGATGTCAGAGCGATTAAGAAAGCAAGCAGCAAAAAGAAGGAAGACGTACAGCTCAATCTTACCAATGGGCCTTTATCCATGTTTATCAAATCATTGGATCTTGGTAAACTAATGCGTTATGATTATCAGCCGGAATTCCAGGCGGCACTGTATACTCCTGAATTAACAGAAAGATCTAAATAA
- a CDS encoding recombinase family protein produces the protein MSAIYLYIRVSTDEQAVKGYSQRSQLERLVHYCKYNNLIITETIFEDYSAKTFNRPAWNRLMIKIKSLKHRPATILFTYWDRFSRNITDAYLMLEKLGSMEVSLQAIDQPIDFSIPESKIILAVYLATSEVENDKRSRNVSLGMQKARLEGRWINRAPLGYRNKVTADGKKYIAPYGPEASIIREAFEEIIKEKRVTISEIYKHAFSKGLRCSMSAFYRLIRNPIYCGQIKVPESENEESKVISGLHTGIVSIILFEGVQKVLQESNNSKFVKKKKVLNENFILRGVLLCPICGKTLTASSSQGKYKKYYYYHCTRECKYRIRTDFVNTNFLIFLKEVQIDIPFLKVANDFLKEIDKGRQEAYQSKKREIGRAMDKSIDRSLNAHQLFSMGKIDYDDYFLIKNSCKVYLRNYASELREQALKAGVGMFGKKEGNNIFCHLGDIYEVSDILTKQRIVRLFFPEKVITNENILNMLPEFIKIIFGIKLEKSGARVGETLGNDEKINHFLKEISLFAFEQRLKII, from the coding sequence ATGTCTGCCATTTATCTCTACATACGAGTTAGTACCGATGAGCAGGCTGTAAAAGGATATTCCCAGCGCAGCCAGTTGGAGCGTCTTGTGCATTATTGTAAATATAATAACCTGATTATTACAGAAACTATTTTCGAGGACTATTCAGCGAAAACATTTAATCGACCTGCATGGAATAGATTAATGATTAAGATTAAATCTCTTAAACATCGTCCGGCCACTATACTCTTTACTTATTGGGATAGGTTTAGCCGTAACATTACAGATGCTTATTTAATGCTTGAGAAACTAGGAAGTATGGAAGTTTCTCTTCAAGCTATTGATCAACCAATAGATTTTTCTATACCAGAAAGTAAGATTATACTTGCGGTATATTTGGCTACATCTGAAGTCGAAAATGATAAAAGAAGCCGGAATGTAAGTTTAGGTATGCAAAAAGCAAGGCTAGAAGGTCGATGGATCAATAGAGCTCCTTTAGGATATCGGAATAAAGTAACAGCGGATGGAAAAAAATATATTGCTCCTTATGGTCCTGAAGCTTCTATAATTCGTGAAGCTTTTGAAGAGATAATAAAAGAAAAAAGAGTTACAATATCAGAAATATATAAGCATGCTTTCTCTAAAGGCTTGAGATGTAGTATGAGCGCTTTCTATAGATTAATTAGAAATCCCATTTATTGTGGACAAATTAAAGTTCCTGAATCTGAAAATGAAGAAAGCAAGGTTATTAGTGGATTACATACAGGAATTGTATCTATAATATTGTTTGAGGGAGTTCAAAAAGTATTACAGGAATCAAATAATTCAAAGTTTGTCAAAAAGAAAAAAGTACTTAATGAAAACTTCATATTAAGAGGTGTTCTTTTGTGTCCTATCTGTGGAAAAACATTAACTGCAAGTTCTTCGCAGGGAAAATATAAGAAATACTATTATTACCACTGCACCAGAGAATGCAAGTATCGTATTAGAACAGATTTTGTTAATACTAATTTTCTAATTTTCCTTAAAGAAGTACAGATTGATATTCCTTTTTTAAAGGTAGCCAATGATTTTTTGAAAGAGATTGATAAAGGAAGACAAGAAGCTTATCAAAGCAAAAAACGAGAGATAGGAAGGGCAATGGATAAATCGATTGACAGAAGTTTAAATGCACATCAGCTTTTTTCAATGGGTAAAATCGATTACGATGACTATTTTCTCATTAAGAACAGTTGTAAAGTCTATTTAAGGAATTATGCTTCAGAATTACGTGAGCAAGCATTAAAGGCAGGAGTAGGAATGTTTGGAAAAAAAGAAGGGAATAATATATTTTGTCATTTAGGAGACATTTATGAGGTTTCTGATATATTAACAAAACAAAGAATAGTAAGATTATTTTTTCCTGAGAAAGTAATAACCAATGAAAATATTCTGAATATGTTACCGGAGTTTATAAAAATAATATTTGGAATAAAATTAGAAAAATCTGGGGCAAGAGTAGGAGAAACTTTAGGTAATGATGAGAAAATAAATCATTTTTTAAAGGAAATTTCCTTGTTTGCATTTGAACAGCGATTGAAAATAATTTAG